GCCGGTCTTACTCTTGCTTTGGGGAGGCCAGAGGCCTCCAGGCCCTTGAAAAACGCATCATGCAGAAGCTTCAGAAGCCTGAAGAGGGCTCCTACACCAGAAGGCTCGCCTCAGAAAAGGGCCTTCTCAAAGCGAAGCTCCTCGAGGAGGCAGGGGAGCTTGCCAGGGCGAAGGGAGACGAAGTGACGGCCGAGGCCGCCGATCTCCTTTATTTCACGATGGTGGCAATGGCCAGGGCAGGCGTGACCCTCTCCTCGGTGGAGGAGGAGCTTGCGAGGAGGGCCTTGAAGGTCACGAGAAGGCCGGGCAATGCCAAAGGGAGGAGCCGTGGAAAGAGCACCCTGTCTTTACCTGGGAACCTCTGATAAGCCTTCAGCGCTCCCGTCCCCCTTGAGAAAATCCCAGTGAAGAGCGATGACGAGCTCTTCTGCCGCTTCGATGTCAGGCTCCTCAGGGAGGGGCGACTCATTCATGAGGCGGGGGAGCAGCGCTTCCTGCTGTGATGACCACTGGACAAGCTCCTCATAGGACATGGCACCTTGGCGAATCCTTTTGAGCCATTCGGCATCGGGCCTCTTCACCAGGACCTCCCCGGTGGCAAGGATTTCCTGGCCCATCACAAGAAGCCTGCACAGATGCATGGCATGCTTGGTGTCATAGCCGTAAAGCTCCTCGAGCTTTGCCCTTGCGGCGTTGCGGTTCCGCCTCCATGCCAGATAGTGGTTCCAGTGCTTTATGGCGGCCTGGTAATGGTGCTCGGCGTCAAGGTGGGGGAAGCGGTAGCGGCCCTCCACCATTTCCGCGCCGAAGTCAGCAGGCGAAGGCTGTCTTTCCGGCGGCGACTGAAGCCACCGGTGATGGCGCTCTATCCTCTTGAGCTGCGCTGCGGCGTATGAGCTGAAGCGCTCGCCCACGCGCCGCGACAGAAAGATCCGCCGCCCTTCAAGAAGCCTTCCGCCCGGGGCATTCACGAAGAGGACATGCTCAGGGTCCGCAAAGAGCGTCTCAATGATGTTGGGATTTCCCTGGAGGGCCAGCCTCACGAACTTGGCGAGGGAATAGACAACGTGGTCGTGGCCGATGCTTTCATGCTGATCAAAGGTGCGAAGGCCCAGGAGAAACTCCCTGGGGGGGATGCAGATGCCCCTGGTGTCTTCATCGCTGTCGTCGCCGGCAAGGCCGTATGCCCTGCTGCCGCAGAGCACGCGCAGGATGAGGTTGCGCTCCCAGAATTCCTCTTCCTTCATAGGGCTCCTTTCTCACCGAGGGCAAGGCGGATCCTTACGACATAATCATCTATTCGCCTCTTTTCCGCTCTTTCCTCGATACCAGGGATCTCCGGTGAGCGATGAGCTCTTCCAAGGGAAAAAGGGCAGAGTCGTCGAAGTATGGTCCATGGAATTCATAGTCCCCGCTGAATGGTATATAATCCCGGAGCGCGTGAAAAAGTACCGCACTGCCGTGGTGCTTGGCGGCACCGATTCGGGAAAGTCCACCTTTGTCCGCTTTCTCTCGTCGGAGCTCGCAAAGGAGGGGATCCCCGTAGGAATTGTTGACCTGGATGTAGGCCAGTCCGACATCGGCCCCCCCGCCACCTTCGGTCTTGCCCTTCCCCGGGCTCCTTTTCGCTCTTACGGCGATCTTCCTGTGGAGTCCCTTTTTTTCCTGGGCACCAAGACCCCCTGGGGAAATACCCTGAGGGGAGTGGCCGGTGCGGCGAGGCTTTCGGCCCTCTCGGCTGCCAGGGGCACCCGGTGCATAGTCATCAATACCACGGGATGGATATATGGACGGAGCGCGAAAGTCTACAAGCAGGCCAAGCTCGAGATGCTGAACCCCGGGCTCATTGTGGCGTTCCAGAGGGACAGGGAGCTTGACCCGGTCCTTCTGCCTTACCGGCATGTCACCGCTACGGAGGTCCTTATCCTCCCTGTGTCGCCTCACATCAAGGTGCGGTCCATGGAGATGCGGATGCGCACCAGGGCGGAAAAGTTTTCCCGTTACCTGGAGGGAAGCAGGGCCTGCACCCTGCGCCTCTCCAGCCTTGCCCTTGCGGGTGCCCACAGAGATGAGCTCTCGTGCGAAGATCTTCTCGGGCGCATAGTGGGGCTCCACGACAAGGAGCGGAACTGCCTGGGGATCGGCGTCTTCCTGGGCACCAGGGGCGACGGCACCATTGCCGTGCAGGCCCATGGGGACCATGTCTCGCGCCTTGCCCTCCTCCACGTGGGAAGAGCGCGCCTCGAGGAGGAGAACCTCCTGGCCATGGGAATCCTGAGGCCCCAATAGGATTCACCCCGGGCGCCCTTGAATAGAGATCCATGAGATCTGCCCGGGAGAAAAGAGAATTCCAGAAGGAGGAAGGCTGTGAAAAGATATGTTCCAGTCACAGCAGTGCGCATATTTTTCAGCGCCGCCTTCTCGTAGACCTCCAGAAGAGGCACATTGCAGTATCTCCACCCGGTGTCGAAGCAGAGGACCCGCTATGAAAAGGCTCAATATTCTGAACTGCCTCATGAAGTTTTTCCAGGGGAGCATCTTTTTCTACCCGGCCCTCCTGCTGAAGGAGCTCCATTTCGGAGGATGGGAGATAGGGATTCTCCTCTCCATCTATTCGCTCACGCCCCTCCTCTTTTCCATCCCTGCAGGCGTCCTGAACGACAGGGTGAATTCACGGTTCCTCATCACCCTGGCCCTCGCGGGATACTCCCTTTTTTACTGCGGTCTCATCTTTTTCAAGTCCTTCCACGGGCTCATCGCGGTCTTCATCATAGGCGGCGCTTCGGCAAACTTTTTCAATGTCTCGGTCCAGGCCCTGGCCCTCAAGTTCGTCGATGACAGGGAGAGGGGCAGAAGCCTCGGGTTCTTCCAGGGAATGGCCTACCTGAGCTATGCCCTCGGGCTTGTGGGAGGCGGCTTCATGATGACCTCCCATCAGCTTGTGGCCCTGCTTGCCCTCTCGGCGGCAGCCAATCTCTTCCTTGCCGTCTACGCACTGTTCCTTGGGAGCAGCACCCTGGTGAGCATCAACATGCTCGAGTACCTGCAGGATTTCAGGAGGCCCCGGGTCCTCATCTTCTGCCTTGTCTACTCTGTC
This is a stretch of genomic DNA from Candidatus Eremiobacterota bacterium. It encodes these proteins:
- a CDS encoding nucleotidyltransferase domain-containing protein, whose product is MKEEEFWERNLILRVLCGSRAYGLAGDDSDEDTRGICIPPREFLLGLRTFDQHESIGHDHVVYSLAKFVRLALQGNPNIIETLFADPEHVLFVNAPGGRLLEGRRIFLSRRVGERFSSYAAAQLKRIERHHRWLQSPPERQPSPADFGAEMVEGRYRFPHLDAEHHYQAAIKHWNHYLAWRRNRNAARAKLEELYGYDTKHAMHLCRLLVMGQEILATGEVLVKRPDAEWLKRIRQGAMSYEELVQWSSQQEALLPRLMNESPLPEEPDIEAAEELVIALHWDFLKGDGSAEGLSEVPR
- a CDS encoding MFS transporter; protein product: MKRLNILNCLMKFFQGSIFFYPALLLKELHFGGWEIGILLSIYSLTPLLFSIPAGVLNDRVNSRFLITLALAGYSLFYCGLIFFKSFHGLIAVFIIGGASANFFNVSVQALALKFVDDRERGRSLGFFQGMAYLSYALGLVGGGFMMTSHQLVALLALSAAANLFLAVYALFLGSSTLVSINMLEYLQDFRRPRVLIFCLVYSVFAIHWGSEASTLFLFLEGHFGFTKFQSGLYMLAPLIVLTITTIMAGKVMDRNHIDTWKIMETGFFASGLGMILMVNHNVYLSASMRMVHEFGDGIAAVAFLVGLSRLFRSDRIGGLSSAATFTNIIASSMGALIFSKVGEVTSYSVPVICAGISALLASFLLYRFRASF
- a CDS encoding Clp1/GlmU family protein, with the translated sequence MSDELFQGKKGRVVEVWSMEFIVPAEWYIIPERVKKYRTAVVLGGTDSGKSTFVRFLSSELAKEGIPVGIVDLDVGQSDIGPPATFGLALPRAPFRSYGDLPVESLFFLGTKTPWGNTLRGVAGAARLSALSAARGTRCIVINTTGWIYGRSAKVYKQAKLEMLNPGLIVAFQRDRELDPVLLPYRHVTATEVLILPVSPHIKVRSMEMRMRTRAEKFSRYLEGSRACTLRLSSLALAGAHRDELSCEDLLGRIVGLHDKERNCLGIGVFLGTRGDGTIAVQAHGDHVSRLALLHVGRARLEEENLLAMGILRPQ